In the genome of Taeniopygia guttata chromosome 26, bTaeGut7.mat, whole genome shotgun sequence, one region contains:
- the WDR77 gene encoding methylosome protein WDR77 codes for MEEPPPPPPQAAPPPAPPDSAAPAASLDGDPAAEAAAEWNIPPSAPACMERHLERAHYRADGVLLLGASGLNGRCWTGSLWVFAEPRRAPSEGFCTAGVQTEAGVADLCWLADRGILVASDSGAVELWELEENESLIVNKFCKYEHDDIVTSVSVLAGSSQAVSGGRDFCVKVWDIPEQTVLHSYRAHSDAVTCVASCPGKDTVFLSCAEDNRILLWDTRCPKPATRIVCSACNYLPTSVMWHPQKSDIFVLGDESGTVALVDTKNPDSALSAAVHTRGITGFAFSAHSSPLLASISEDCSVAVLDSDLSEVFRSHSHRDFVKGLSWSPSDDALLTTVGWDHQVLHHTVPLPAGEASGINCVKE; via the exons ATggaggagccgccgccgccgccgcctcaggcggccccgccgcccgccccgcccgacagcgccgcgcccgccgcctcGCTGGATGGGGACCCCGCGGCCGAGGCCGCCGCCGAGTGGAACATCCCGCCCAGCGCGCCCGCCTGCATGGAGCGGCACCTGGAGCGCGCGCACTACCGCGCAG ACGGGGTCCTGCTGCTGGGCGCCTCCGGGCTGAACGGGCGCTGCTGGACCGGCTCGCTGTGGGTGTTCGCCgagccccgccgcgcccccaGCGAGGGCTTCTGCACCGCGGGCGTGCAGACCGAGGCGGGGGTCGCCGACCTGTGCTGGCTGGCCGACCGGGGCATCCTGGTGGCCTCCGACTCCG gtgcagtggagctgtgggagctggaggagaacGAGAGCCTCATCGTGAACAAGTTCTGTAAATACGAGCACGACGACATCGTGACCTCGGTGTCGGTGCTGGCcggcagcagccaggctgtcaGCGGGGGCAGGGATTTCTG CGTCAAGGTCTGGGACATCCCGGAGCAAACGGTGCTGCACTCCTACAGAG CTCACTCCGATGCAGTGACATGTGTGGCTTCCTGTCCTGGTAAGGACACTGTGTTCCTGTCCTGTGCTGAG GACAACAGAATTTTACTCTGGGACACCAGATGCCCCAAACCAGCTACTCGAATTG TTTGCAGTGCCTGTAATTACCTCCCTACCTCAGTCATGTGGCATCCACAGAAAAGTGACATCTTTGTCTTGG GCGATGAAAGTGGAACAGTTGCACTGGTGGACACAAAGAATCCCGACTCTGCCCTCAGCGCTGCCGTGCACACCCGAGGCATTACAGGCTTTGCTTTCTCTGCACACAG CTCACCCTTACTGGCTTCCATCAGTGAAGACTGTTCAGTTGCTGTTCTTGACTCAGACCTCTCAGAGGT GTTCAGAAGTCATTCTCATCGGGACTTTGTAAAAGGCTTGTCCTGGTCTCCCTCAGATGATGCCTTGCTCACGACAGTTGGATGGGATCATCAGGTTTTACATCACACTGTCCCCCTACCAGCTGGTGAAGCTTCTGGAATCAACTGTGTAAAAGAATAG
- the C26H6orf132 gene encoding uncharacterized protein C6orf132 homolog, translating to MKKQQAHSVQGTFSRLFGKRHAGPSAASLFAANPPWIFTQEVTSDSAGGTGDVIEVYYGDNRFGTVTDSGTATLKPRPRVRPLLTFLPLNAQESHGVAVPTPSVPEDFVEKAALGSGSQLNGNSRMYSSAGDLRPQALDGDDLDEDIPPPPSVPPPPPPAPVSPPLASPVPPPPEMLPPPPPLPPEIVPQPPPLPPEIVPPPLPPEMVPPPPATAAPPPPASALPSPSTPAPPDFIPPAPPGACDPFGPGLSKWKSETVLNTRQVEAEGPLCPAEAGAPAAPSPKESLQPKPEPHLTFPRSFKVPPPAPARSSSIPVQEGQRGQREPVPRQPHARPALPPCFTIRAAGKTRPGEGEQRGSGLRQGAGKPPVPPPLSPKPGPGLGQGVTPTGRRSPLPGSEGEKIPQLKTAGRDSPLKSEPLTANDLDLPPPDYPTCEDDWKDDDWKDANNLNKLRDELSALLRSPRREERPLERPGAPRPVDSGPSRAGSREPGLSEPQPARKDTGLSKGGESEKKEAPSSPPSTTGGSPSTAVTAPESNPDTQPRSVMTIRNELEAVLSLKKEGKPAPGLSSQKQGVENGISTPQVRKSPPDLRKSPPGTSDPMVPKPVPSPLPAPAAAVEKDETNHEEHPAPAAAKDTEDVSPAPGSLNSSVSPPEPPQGPAEEPPAPSPSSAPVSPAQSPAPQPSSAVFQYKVHRAGASSAEPPCAPGSAEPPCPGSSGRSPPDTSGAGQEEVLIHPVTGERVERGSPMALLLAARQRAQRGRQGGDGAAALRAKPALRLGSASLDTITPSFFRHESKPFSFTVVPRPSLGSSGSKAPSFSSSSEQGRDARAAGQAQPPGPRRAAASSLLRGLLDSGQPSRPGPARHGTPSEEENGDAALDFGIIPPPPEFSNEADEGPLPSREESRKCPSVPDSSRGSGEPRYYRWAGYSRSYGGSQEPAAPLPSEKSWRNGDFTPQYPAYSSSTSFPSHGPNPRPLIKKRLYMSEPDSSYPRAAAAPRASGTLSSYGPGGFSSTPGEGSRRLGPPHRNGPSSAQGRRASTDAAGKPTAYGGTAAEPKFKGQNGDFSPASVLTASRPAHGTSHYGGPSNTFTVRPGTRQPISYAHQSHR from the exons ATGAAGAAGCAGCAGGCGCACTCGGTGCAGGGCACCTTCAGCCGCCTCTTCGGCAAGCGCCACGCCGGCCCCAGCGCCGCCTCGCTCTTCGCCGCCAACCCGCCCTGGATCTTCACGCAGGAGGTGACCTCGGACAGCGCGGGTGGCACCG GTGATGTGATCGAGGTCTATTACGGTGACAATCGCTTCGGGACGGTGACAGACTCCGGCACTGCCACGCTCAAGCCCCGTCCCAGGGTCCGGCCGCTGCTGACCTTCCTGCCCCTG AACGCCCAAGAATCCcatggggtggctgtgccaaCGCCGTCGGTGCCAGAAGACTTTGTGGAAAAGGCAGCTCTTG GCTCTGGCTCCCAGCTCAATGGCAACTCTCGGATGTACAGCTCGGCGGGGGACCTGCGCCCGCAGGCCCTCGATGGGGATGACCTGGATGAAGACATCCCCCCACCGCCATCGGTACCCCCTCCACCCCCTCCGgcacctgtgtcaccccctcTGGCCTCGCCGGTCCCTCCACCCCCCGAAATGCTGCCGCCGCCACCCCCACTGCCACCGGAGATAGTGCCACAGCCGCCGCCACTGCCACCGGAGATAGTGCCACCACCACTGCCCCCCGAGATGGTGCCACCGCCTCCTGCCACGGCagccccgccgcctcccgcctctgccctgccctcccccaGCACTCCGGCTCCTCCAGATTTCATCCCGCCAGCCCCGCCGGGCGCCTGCGACCCCTTCGGCCCCGGCCTGTCCAAGTGGAAGTCGGAGACGGTGCTGAACACGCGGCAGGTGGAGGCCGAGGGGCCGCTGTGCCCCGCCGAGGCCGGGGcgcctgcagcccccagccccaaggAGAGCCTGCAGCCCAAGCCCGAGCCGCACCTCACCTTCCCCAGGTCCTTCAAggtgccgccgccagccccgGCGCGCTCCTCGTCCATCCCGGTGCAGGAGGGCCAGCGTGGCCAGCGGGAGCCCGTGCCCAGGCAGCCTCACGCCCGGCCGGCCCTGCCACCCTGCTTCACCATCCGAGCTGCGGGCAAGACGCGGCCGGGAGAAGGCGAGCAGAGGGGTTCCGGGCTCAGACAGGGCGCTGGGAAGCCGCCTGTGCCCCCTCCACTGAGCCCCAAGCCGGGCCCGGGGCTTGGCCAAGGGGTGACTCCCACCGGGCGCCGGTCCCCTCTGCCGGGCTCCGAGGGGGAGAAGATTCCCCAGCTGAAAACAGCCGGGAGAGACTCCCCTCTGAAATCAGAACCCCTCACTGCGAACGACCTGGATCTCCCTCCTCCGGACTACCCGACCTGCGAGGATGACTGGAAGGACGATGACTGGAAGGACGCCAACAACCTGAACAAGCTGCGGGACGAGCTCTCGGCCCTGCTGCGCTCCCCGCGCCGGGAGGAGAGGCCGCTGGAGAGGCCGGGCGCTCCCCGGCCCGTGGACAGTGGTCCCAGCCGCGCTGGCAGCCGTGAGCCGGGGCTCAGCGAGCCCCAGCCCGCCAGGAAGGACACGGGGTTGTCCAAGGGAGGGGAGAGTGAGAAGAAAGAGGCGCCCAGCAGCCCCCCCAGCACCACTGGGggctctcccagcactgcagtCACTGCCCCGGAGAGCAACCCTGACACACAGCCCCGCAGTGTGATGACAATCAGGAACGAGCTGGAGGCTGTGCTGTCCCTGAAGAAAGAGGGGAAacctgccccagggctcagcagccagAAGCAGGGTGTGGAGAATGGCATCAGCACCCCACAGGTGAGGAAGAGCCCCCCTGACCTGAGGAAGAGCCCTCCTGGCACGAGTGACCCAATGGTGCCAAAACCAGTGCCCAGCCCGCTCCCAGCCCCGGCGGCTGCTGTGGAGAAGGATGAGACAAATCACGAGGAgcatcctgctcctgctgctgccaaggaCACAGAGGACgtgagccctgctcctgggTCCCTCAACAGCAGCGTGAgtcccccagagccaccccagggaCCGGCAGAGGagcccccagctcccagcccctcctcagcccctgtgtcccctgcacAGAGCCCGGCACCACAGCCCAGCTCGGCCGTCTTCCAGTACAAAGTGCACCGGGCAGGGGCCAGCTCGGCCGAGCCGCCCTGTGCCCCGGGCTCAGCCGAGCCGCCCTGCCCCGGGAGCTCGGGCAGGAGCCCCCCGGACACCTCGGGAGCGGGGCAGGAGGAGGTGCTGATCCACCCGGTGACGGGGGAGCGCGTGGAGCGCGGCTCGCccatggccctgctgctggcggCCCGGCAGCGTGCCCAGCGCGGCCGCCAGGGTGGGGACGGGGCGGCCGCGCTCAGGGCGAAGCCAGCCCTGAGACTCGGCAGTGCCTCGTTGGACACCATCACCCCCAGCTTCTTCCGCCACGAGTCCAAGCCCTTCTCCTTCACCGTGGTGCCTCGGCCGTCTCTGGGCTCCAGCGGGAGCAAAGCCCcgtccttctccagctcctcgGAGCAGGGCCGGGACGCGCGGGCGGCGGGCCAGGCGCAGCCCCCCGGGCCCCGGCGAGCCGCGGCCTCCAGCCTGCTCCGGGGCCTGCTGGACTCGGGGCAGccgagccggcccggcccggcccgccaCGGAACACCCAGCGAGGAGGAGAACGGGGACGCGGCGCTGGACTTCGGCAtcatccccccaccccccgaATTCAGCAACGAGGCGGACGAGGGTCCCCTCCCCAGTCGGGAGGAGAGCCGCAAGTGCCCCAGCGTCCCTGACAGCAGCCGGGGCTCAGGAGAGCCGCGCTATTACAGGTGGGCTGGCTACAGCCGCAGCTACGGGGgcagccaggagccagcagctccGCTGCCCTCGGAGAAGAGCTGGAGGAACGGCGACTTCACACCCCAGTACCCGGCTTACAGCAGCTCCACCAGTTTCCCCAGCCACGGCCCCAACCCGCGCCCGCTGATCAAGAAGCGCCTGTACATGTCGGAGCCCGACAGCTCCTACCCCCGGGCAGCCGCAGCCCCCCGGGCCTCGGGCACCCTCTCCTCCTACGGCCCCGGGGGGTTCAGCTCCACGCCCGGGGAGGGGTCTCGCCGCCTGGGCCCTCCCCACAGGAACGGCCCCTCGAGCGCCCAGGGCCGGCGGGCGTCCACGGACGCGGCTGGGAAACCCACGGCATACGGCGGCACCGCGGCCGAGCCCAAGTTCAAGGGGCAGAACGGGGACTTCTCGCCCGCCAGCGTGCTGACAGCCAGCAG GCCTGCCCACGGCACCTCGCACTATGGGGGACCCTCCAACACCTTCACGGTCCGGCCGGGCACGCGCCAGCCCATCTCCTACGCCCACCAGAGCCACCGGTAG